In Stanieria sp. NIES-3757, the DNA window TGACATAATCTTGCTTGACATTATGATCCCGGTCATAGATGGTTATAAAGTCTGTCAAATTCTCAAAGCTAATGAAAGAACTCGCAAAATTCCTATCATTTTTTTGAGCGGGTTGGATTCAGAATCAGACAAAGTACAAGCCTTTAAATTAGGAGCGGTAGATTATATTACTAAACCTTTTTTCATCGATGAAGTAGTAATTAGAATTGAAACTCAATTGGCTTTTGCTCGCGAACAAAGTAAGCTAGCAGCAATTATTGAAGAACAAATTCACGAACGTCAAATGGTCGAAAAACAACTGAATCAATCGCAAGCTCTTTTGACTGGAGTGTTAAATAGTTCTTTAGATGGTGTAGCAGCTTTTGAATCTGTACGAAATCAAGAGGGAAAAATCATTGATTTTCGTTGGGTAGTAGCTAATCCAGTAGCAGCAATGACAGTGGGAGAAACTAGAGATAGTTTATTAAGTCAATGTTTATTTGATCGATTACCAGGACATTTATTTGACGGACTATTTAAATTATTTGTTCAAGTAGTAGAAAATTGTATTGTTTTAGAACAAGAGCATTTTTATAAATCTGATTCTTTACAAGCTTGGTTTCAAATAGTCGCAGTAAAATTAAACGATGGGTTTGCGATGACTTTTCGTGATATTACCGAGCGCAAGCAAATGGAAATAGCTCTTCAAGATGCTAATTGTGAACTTAAACGTCAGGCTAATATTGATAGTCTGACTCAAGTTGCTAATCGTCGTCGTTTTGATGAATATATTCTTCAAGAATGGGCAAGATGCGCCCGAGAAAGACAGTTTTTGTCTCTGATTTTATGTGATGTCGATTATTTCAAAGCCTACAATGACGAATACGGACATCAAGCAGGAGATGATTGTCTTTATCAAGTAGCTCAAGGAATGAATAACATTGTTAGACGTCCAGCAGATTTAGTTTTTCGCTATGGTGGGGAGGAATTTGCAATTATTCTTCCTTTTACTAGTGGTGAAGGTGCGATCGGAGTAGCTGAAGCGATTAGACAAGAGATTAAGCAACTAAAAATTCCTCATAATTTATCTCAAGTTAACCAATACGTGACTCTTAGTTTAGGTATTTCTAGTATTATTCCTCATCATAATTCTGCTCCTGAAATGTTGATTGCTTCTGCCGATCGCGCTTTATATGAAGCCAAAGCTCAAGGACGCGATCGCGTTATTTATAATGGTTTAGAAATTCCTTTTTTTTATTGAAATACTAATTCTTCTGAAGGAGGAGTCCGCCACAACTGCTCTAAATTACTAGCTGGCATAGTTAAATACAAAATATCTTCAGGATTAAGTAAGGTTTTTAATAAATCCCAACTGTGAATAGTATGACCGTTTCTTTCCAAATAAAGAGGCACAAAATCTGCTTTCATAGCTGCATCTTGAATTTTCATGCCACAAAAAGGATGTTTGGCAGTAATCATCGTAGCTAAGGCTACCCAGAGTAAATCTTGCGTCATCCCATTACCTAAAATTCTTCCTCCCAAAGCAGCAGCAACAAATGAATGAGTTGATAATTCAATCGGAGACAAAACGCGATCAAATTCAAAGACTTCTTGCATTGATTGAGCAAACTGCGGATCGTAACTCCTGACAATGGTGGCTATTTGAGGAGCTAATGCTTTAGCGGTTAAAGCTATTTCTAAATTAATCATATCGTTGCTAGTGACAGCAATCAGACTAACAGCGCGATCGCAATTGACTGTTTTGAGGGTGGCATTTAGACTACCATCTTCAATAATGACAGGAACTCCTAGAGAACGAGCCGTATGTAGAAACCGATTGTTGGGATCTGAATCGATGACGACAACTTCATGCCCTTGTTGATGTAACTGTCGGACAATTTGAATGCCAATTCCGCCTAAACCACAGATAATATGATGATGACGAGTTGGTACTCTGGCAGCATCCCAAGCTTGTTTGAGTCGACTACCCAAAATAAAATCGTTAATCAAAGCGTAGCAAATTCCAACTACTCCCGCCCCGACAAGCATCATCACTGTAGTAAAAATTTTAATCCCATCAGGAGCTTTTTCGGCTACTTGTTCTTGTCCTCCTGCGCCTGTAATCATGCCGACGGAAAAATAGAGTGCATCGACAATTGAAGTATTAAAATTTACACTGACATAGATTAAGGTTGCTAGCAAAATCATCAATAATAAAAACAAACTAACGATCGCAACCGAACGAGCATATCTTTGATATTGAGGTAAATTATTAATTGCTTTAAGAACTTTTCCCCAATAGGAACGGCGTTGATGACGAATAGTTGGCTTAGTACCAACGATCAGATGATCTCCTGGTTGTAAAGTTTTTCCTTTGATCACTGCCGAAACTAAATCGATTTCTCCTTGAGTAGGAAGATAATAAATCAGCATTCTACTGGTATTGTTCCACAATTCTTTTAAAGATTTACCTAACCAAGGATGATCTTCATCAATAACTTCTTCATGAATTGGCCAAGTTTGATTAAATAATTTTAATTGTCCAATTGCCTCACTGCCCAAGGCTGCAAAGGTAAAAATGGGTGCAGAGAGAGAAGCGACACTCATAGTAAAATGGTCGGGAAGAGTTTGATCGAGACGTTCGCCCAAAGTTTGATTGAATAAACGATTAATGATCCGAATGCGAGGATTAATTAATCTAGCTTGAGTTAAAATTGCCAAATTAAGCGCATCATCATTATGAGCCAAGATCAAAGTCTGAGCTTCTTTAATTCCTGCATTAATTAAAGTAGTGGCTAAAGCCGAACTCCCGATGATAATTTTTTCTGTAGGTGACACGCTCATCGGGCGATCGCTAATCCCAACGACATCTGCTCTTTGTTGTCGCAGTAAAGTGTAGATTTTATATCCAGTACGACCAAGACCAGACACAATGATCCGGGTTTTCATAATCAAGCATAATTGAGAGTAAAGATGGAGATTATTTTTTATCTTTTATTGTGAACTACTTATCTAGCTCTGAATGTAACCGATCGCACTAGAGTGATTTTTTTTATACTGGCTTTGTCAAGCTAAAATTTTAGCTAGAAATTCGGTAATCCCTATCTATTGTTAATTTTCAGACCTTGAGCCTTGAATTAAGATTGAAATAGATAAGTGAAAATTTAAAAATAGTCTTGATTAAAAAAACAAGCTCATGAGTAATACAAGCAATTTTCGCCAAGCGATTAGAGAAGCTAAAGGACAAGCTTTGCTTGGACCTAACGTTATCGCTAACGCCCTACCCTATCTCGGTGGCGGTCTAATTTTAACTGCCTTAGGTACTTATGGTGGTTTAGGGGTGATTAATGCTCGCCCTGACCTCTTTATGCCTACTTTTATCGGTGCCATAATCGCTGAATTAGTTTTATTTTTTATCGCCCGTGGAGTAGCAGAAAAAGGAGATAACAGCACCGCTTTACCTCTGTTGGCTCTCTACAGTCTTTTATCTGGCTATACTCTTAGTGGTTTAGTTTTTGTAGCTCTTAGTACTTCTGGTGTGGGTATTCCCGGCATTGGCATCGCAGCAGCAGGTTGTGGTGTGACTTTTATTGTCGGTCGTAATATTGGTTCTAACCTTTCCGAAAGCGATGGTTTAGCTTTGGCTCAAACTGTTCGTTTGGGAGTTATTGCTTTACTGGTTGTTCTTTTAGCTCAACTAGGTTTGGCTTTGTTTGGAGTCTACACTCCTAGTTGGCTAGAAATTGCCATTTCTGGAATTGGGGTGGCTTTATTTGTGGGTTCGGCTGTAGTAGATTTTTATATCCTTCCTCGTGCTTATCGTAACGACCAATATCTACCTGCTGCTCTTTCAATGTATCTCACCTACATTAATTTGTTTGTCTTTATCTTACGACTCCTGATTGCGTTGAATAGTCGTGACTAAAGCAATAGTTAAAAATAAGGGTGGATCTTTAGTCCACCTTTTCTTTTAGGATAAGATAAAGAAAGTAAAGAATTATTAATTTTGCTAGACAAGAGGTTAATTTACTGATGAGCGAATCTCAACCTACTACTACTCCTAAATTAGAAGATCCCAAATTTGGCTTCAACGACTACGCTGAAAGATTAAACGGTCGAGCAGCAATGATTGGTTTTGTTTTGACTTTAGTAATTGAGTATTTGACAGGACAAGGTTTACTATCTTGGTTAGGTTTACAGTAATTG includes these proteins:
- a CDS encoding CAB/ELIP/HLIP-related protein gives rise to the protein MSESQPTTTPKLEDPKFGFNDYAERLNGRAAMIGFVLTLVIEYLTGQGLLSWLGLQ
- a CDS encoding two-component response regulator — translated: MSNLYNEVSKGNILIVDDLPDDLRLLSSILSKHAYQVNCVVNGEMALNAVRNNLPDIILLDIMIPVIDGYKVCQILKANERTRKIPIIFLSGLDSESDKVQAFKLGAVDYITKPFFIDEVVIRIETQLAFAREQSKLAAIIEEQIHERQMVEKQLNQSQALLTGVLNSSLDGVAAFESVRNQEGKIIDFRWVVANPVAAMTVGETRDSLLSQCLFDRLPGHLFDGLFKLFVQVVENCIVLEQEHFYKSDSLQAWFQIVAVKLNDGFAMTFRDITERKQMEIALQDANCELKRQANIDSLTQVANRRRFDEYILQEWARCARERQFLSLILCDVDYFKAYNDEYGHQAGDDCLYQVAQGMNNIVRRPADLVFRYGGEEFAIILPFTSGEGAIGVAEAIRQEIKQLKIPHNLSQVNQYVTLSLGISSIIPHHNSAPEMLIASADRALYEAKAQGRDRVIYNGLEIPFFY